Proteins from a genomic interval of Pseudomonas silesiensis:
- a CDS encoding L-fuconate dehydratase encodes MSIRITQLSVRDIRFPTSLSLDGSDAMNSAPDYSASYVVLHTDAPGGLEGHGLTFTIGRGNEICVAAVQSLAPMVVGLTLEEIVADMGAFWHTITVGDSQLRWLGPEKGVIHLATAAIVNAIWDLWAKNEGKPVWKLLADMTPEQVVRCLDFSYVTDVLTPEEAIALLRRQVPGKAQREAQMLREGYPGYTTAPGWLGYSEDKMRQLAREAVEDGWTHIKQKIGANLEDDIRRATILREEIGWERTLMMDANQVWGVDESVANMRRLAAFEPLWIEEPTSPDDILGHASIRQRIAPIGVASGEHCHNRVMFKQMFQAGALDFCQLDAARLGGLNEVLIVLLMAAKFNVPVCPHGGGVGLCEYVQNIALFDYIAVSASLHNRVLEYVDHLHEHFLDPVVIRRGRYMPPQRAGYSIEMTAETLERYQYPGGQVWLDIART; translated from the coding sequence ATGAGCATTCGAATCACCCAGCTGAGCGTTCGCGACATCCGTTTCCCCACGTCCCTGTCCCTGGACGGCTCCGATGCGATGAATAGCGCGCCGGATTATTCCGCGTCCTACGTCGTGCTGCACACCGACGCCCCTGGCGGCCTGGAAGGCCACGGCTTGACGTTCACCATCGGCCGTGGCAACGAGATCTGCGTGGCGGCCGTGCAATCCCTGGCCCCCATGGTGGTCGGCCTGACCCTGGAAGAGATCGTGGCCGACATGGGCGCCTTCTGGCACACCATCACCGTGGGCGACAGCCAACTGCGCTGGCTCGGCCCGGAAAAAGGCGTGATCCACCTGGCCACCGCCGCCATCGTCAACGCCATCTGGGACCTGTGGGCGAAAAACGAAGGCAAACCCGTATGGAAGCTGTTGGCCGACATGACCCCGGAACAAGTGGTGCGCTGCCTGGACTTCAGCTACGTCACCGACGTGCTCACCCCCGAAGAAGCCATCGCTCTGCTGCGCCGCCAGGTGCCGGGCAAGGCCCAGCGTGAGGCGCAGATGCTGCGCGAAGGCTACCCCGGCTACACCACCGCGCCGGGCTGGCTCGGCTACAGCGAAGACAAAATGCGCCAACTGGCTCGCGAAGCGGTCGAGGATGGCTGGACCCACATCAAGCAGAAAATCGGCGCCAACCTGGAAGACGACATTCGCCGCGCGACGATCTTGCGCGAAGAAATCGGCTGGGAACGGACCCTGATGATGGACGCCAACCAGGTCTGGGGCGTCGATGAATCGGTCGCCAACATGCGCCGCCTGGCCGCATTCGAACCGCTGTGGATCGAAGAACCGACCAGCCCCGACGACATCCTCGGCCATGCCAGCATCCGCCAGCGCATCGCGCCGATCGGCGTCGCCAGCGGTGAGCATTGCCACAACCGGGTGATGTTCAAGCAGATGTTCCAGGCCGGCGCGCTGGACTTCTGCCAGCTGGACGCGGCGCGCCTGGGTGGCCTGAACGAGGTGTTGATCGTGCTATTGATGGCCGCCAAGTTCAACGTGCCGGTCTGCCCCCATGGCGGGGGTGTCGGTCTGTGCGAGTACGTGCAGAACATCGCCCTGTTCGACTACATCGCTGTCTCGGCCTCGCTGCACAACCGCGTCCTGGAATACGTCGACCACCTGCACGAGCACTTCCTCGACCCGGTGGTGATCCGCCGCGGCCGCTACATGCCACCGCAGCGAGCGGGCTACAGCATCGAAATGACCGCTGAAACCCTGGAGCGTTACCAGTATCCCGGCGGACAGGTGTGGCTCGATATCGCCCGCACCTGA